A single genomic interval of Rhododendron vialii isolate Sample 1 chromosome 3a, ASM3025357v1 harbors:
- the LOC131318418 gene encoding putative homeobox-leucine zipper protein ATHB-51, whose product MEWNHGSYLRPVPPFVSPPDNSMGFLYNYYDHHPGLNMMKYPAVVGQGSSAHALGSGSMKDVMMMSGNARDQMGDQKKKRLSTEQFDSLESSFQEEVKLNPERKMKLAKELGLHPRQVSIWFQNRRARWKAKQLEQLYDRLKHQFEVVSNEKKQLKREFDVVSGENKHLQEEVSALKAMLKEVTTAMKNHHQVISAEISGEDTVESTSVGNRNSLLLTRHQQQQQQTIAPNEDHHQVNNYHAFSIADDYNPVEVMPPPPQLANYWNNVTPSSYS is encoded by the exons ATGGAGTGGAATCATGGGAGTTACCTAAGACCAGTACCCCCTTTTGTTTCTCCCCCAGATAATTCCATGGGTTTTCTCTACAACTACTATGACCACCACCCAG GCTTAAACATGATGAAGTATCCGGCGGTGGTGGGGCAAGGGTCGTCGGCACACGCATTGGGGAGTGGATCAATGAAAGATGTGATGATGATGAGTGGGAATGCTCGTGATCAGATGGGGGatcagaagaagaagaggctgAGCACCGAGCAGTTCGACTCGCTGGAGAGTAGTTTTCAGGAGGAGGTGAAGCTGAACCCTGAGAGGAAGATGAAGCTGGCCAAGGAGCTGGGGCTGCACCCGAGACAAGTGTCGATTTGGTTCCAGAACAGGAGGGCTAGGTGGAAGGCTAAGCAGCTGGAGCAGCTCTACGATAGACTTAAACACCAGTTCGAAGTTGTTTCTAATGAGAAGAAACAGCTCAAACGTGAGTTTGATGTTGTTTCTGGGGAGAATAAGCACCTCCAAGAGGag gtttcGGCATTGAAAGCCATGCTGAAGGAAGTCACGACAGCCATGAAGAATCATCACCAGGTGATCTCCGCAGAGATCTCTGGTGAAGACACAGTGGAGAGCACGTCCGTAGGGAATCGGAACTCGTTACTGTTGACTCGtcaccagcagcagcagcagcagactATCGCCCCTAATGAGGATCATCATCAGGTAAACAACTATCACGCCTTCAGTATTGCCGATGACTACAACCCGGTGGAGGTGATGCCGCCACCGCCGCAGCTGGCCAATTACTGGAATAATGTTACGCCCTCTTCTTattcttag